A genomic segment from Nicotiana tabacum cultivar K326 chromosome 7, ASM71507v2, whole genome shotgun sequence encodes:
- the LOC107819469 gene encoding CCG-binding protein 1: MVLQAVTLNSLSSSLVGANELQYSSKRSSSSRFDVINSSTIRCCSRSHAYIPKLEPFSRTKFDRVVKDPPLIEKSENELADYCSVLEGDDSYSCWQAYFELKDLEKEAPKEEVERLILQAGGVKTLIGCLHGVSDMHKAKRASKESAKIVNLEDKVARPCPVPDGLPKTREELEEEEKARMPDSSFTRLLRAKGTHPVWYSSALDY; encoded by the exons ATGGTTTTACAAGCAGTGACTTTAAATTCATTATCTTCTTCTCTTGTTGGAGCTAATGAGCTTCAATATTCTTCGAAAAGATCATCTTCTTCAAGATTTGATGTAATTAATTCGTCGACAATACGTTGTTGTTCAAGGAGCCATGCTTATATACCAAAGCTGGAGCCTTTTAGCAGAACTAAGTTCGATAGAGTCGTAAAAGACCCTCCTTTGATCGAAAAATCCGAAAACGAACTTGCAG ATTATTGTTCTGTTCTAGAAGGGGATGATTCCTATAGCTGCTGGCAGGCTTATTTTGAACTCAAAGATCTTGAA AAAGAAGCACCTAAGGAGGAGGTAGAGAGGCTAATACTTCAAGCAGGGGGAGTAAAAACTCTCATTGGCTGTTTACATGGAGTTTCAGACATGCACAAAGCAAAACGAGCAAGCAAAGAATCAGCCAAGATTGTGAATCTTGAGGACAAAGTGGCAAGACCTTGCCCTGTCCCTGATGGATTACCAAAGACAAGAGAAGAGCTTGAAGAAGAGGAGAAGGCTAGAATGCCAGATTCTTCCTTTACTAGACTTCTCAGAGCCAAAGGAACACACCCTGTTTGGTACTCGTCTGCACTTGATTATTGA